One Nicotiana sylvestris chromosome 12, ASM39365v2, whole genome shotgun sequence genomic window carries:
- the LOC138883079 gene encoding uncharacterized protein — MEKVKIIKERLKTAQSRQKSYSDIRRRDLEFNEDDWVAYKLELPPEMSLVHPIFHVSMLKKVVGDPSTIVPVATIEVNGELSHEEIPVAILDMQVRKIEK; from the exons atggagaaagtcaagattattaaggagaggttgaaaactgctcagagtcgccaaaagtcttattcggacattcgtcgcagagatttggagttcaatgaagatgattgg gtggcatacaagctcgagctgccacccgagatgtcgttggtacatccgatcttccatgtgtctatgttgaagaaggtagtgggagatccgtccactattgtgccagttgcaactattgaggttaatggaGAACTATCtcatgaagaaattccagttgccattcttgatatgCAAGTCCGGAAGAttgagaaataa